The region ACACGCAAACCGTTTACGGCTCAACTTTTGCAGTTGGGCGTTCGCCTTTTTCTTTTGCTCCGTCACCTGTTGACTCAAATGCTTCAAGTCTGATGCTTTGCGGGCTTCACTTTCAACCACCAACCAGCGTTGTTCAATTGCGCCAAATTCGCGCCTCAGTGCAGCCACTCGATAACCCGATAGTTCGGTTGCCACCAATGCTGCTTCAGCAGTGTCCTGCAAGCATTCCTTGGCTTGGGTGAGGGTGGCAGGCACTCGCGTCAACCAGCGCAACCCCGCTAACGCTTGCAGGTTCTCCTGGCTATAAAGGGCACTGTCTGCCACAAATAACGCATTGAAATCCAACTGGGCTTGGAAGTGCCGCATCAATTGGGCAAACACCGCTTTGTCCGACTCATTGCCATCGCCTACTCGCAAATACAGGGGAATATCGCCGTCTCCACTACAGATCAAATCCACCACAAACTGTTTCAAGTCCGTTCGGTGGTCGCGCGAGTACCCGTAAGTAATCGCAATCGCCGCCGGCTCATCCGTCTGTGTCGCCCTCCCCTCGTATTCGCCATCGACATGAAAGGAACTTGAATCGAGATGCACACTCGTCGTTGCTACTCCGAATCGCTGCGCCGCTTTGAGGGCGCTCTCAACAAATAGTTTGGTCAATCCCACCTCAAACAACTCATCGAGAACTCGTCCCATGCGGTCATCGTTCAGGTGTTCTGCCCGAATCCCTTCCCCCAACAAATGCTCCGTTGCTTTGCCCACGAAAAACTGCTCGAACAAATACAAAGGTGCGCTGACAAAGCCTAGTCCGTTGAGAATCATGGCTTTGACCGCTTGCCCGGGGCTAACCACCTGCAACGGGTGTTGCTTAAGGCGCTGGTTGATTTGCTCAACCAAGCCCATCTCGTCGATGACCCCTGCCACAATCCCACTGTGGTCAATATCTTGTACTCTAATCTCAGATGCACTCATGCATCAAAAATACAATAACTCCATGCCAGAACCTGCGGAATATGGGATTGAATATTTGAAACGCAAAGGTACGCTAAGGAAAACGCAAAGTACGCGAAGTTAGATTGATTTCTCTGCGTATCTTTGTGTAAAAAGTAGATATTAGCGTTGAAGTTATATGCTTAATTTTTTCGCTAATTTAATATCATCGAAGTTGGGAAAGGCAGGCATTGAGAAGATAGCGATTATAGTAAAATTTTACCCCTAGCTACGCTTACCGACTAGCAACGTTTAGGTGAGTTACCAGAATAGCATTGGCAAAAGATTGAGTTAATTTATGTTTCAAGCTACTCGTCGGCGATTAGCTATTTGGTACACGGCTGTTACAGCGGTACTGCTACTGCTATTTGCTACTGGGGTTTATTTGTATGTCCGCAACACGCTGATTGAGCGCGTGGATGACACGCTCAATCATGTAGTGGAAGTGGTGCAGCGATCGCTCGTGATTGAAACCGCCCCGAATGGCAGTTCATCCGTCAACGTCGAAGCCAGTTTTCGCAACGATGCAGAAGCCGCTGAAGACGACCACATCGACCTAGAGTGGTTTAGCCCCACAGGTGAATTACTCTGGTCAACTCTCTCCGAACCTTTAGATATTCCCATTCATCTCAACCGCACTGGTGAAACCGTGCCGGTCGTTCGGGCTTCCTGGCAAGGGATATTAGACTCGGAATTTTGGTCTTCGACCAGGGAGGCAACGAAGGACTCCAAGCTGCTTTTGCGACAGGTGACGCAACGAGTGCAAATGGGGCGTCAGGTACTAGGATATCTGCGGGTCAGCCATCCTTGGTTTGAGGTTGCCAAACCGACTCGCTTGTTGATGGTTGATTTGATTTTTGGCACCGGACTAATGTTGATTTCTGTGGCGACTAGCGGCTGGTGGCTTTCCGGTTTGGCGATGGAACCCGTGAGAGAGTCCTACCAACGGCTTAAACAATTCACCGCTGACGCCTCCCACGAACTGCGGAACCCGATTGCCATGATTCAAACGAATGTGCAGGTGGCGCTGGACGATCCCGACCTGATAGCGGCATCTGGGGCGGCACCTATCCATTACCGACAACAGCTGAAGGTTGTAGAACGGCTAACCAGGCGTTTAGGGCGTTTGGTGGACGATCTGCTATTTCTGGCGCGGCAGGATAGTGGCATGAAACAACGCACTTGGGTTCAAGTTCACCTTGATGCCTTGTTGATGGAGGTGATTGAAGAACAACAGCTAGTCGCTGCGGAGAAAGGTGTCAAGCTATCTCTCGATTTTGGATTGCCAATTTTAAATATGGGAATGATTGAGGAAGAAAATCTCCCCTCTCAAATCCCAAATCCCAAATTTGAAGAGGATGCCTTTGCTATTGAAGGTGACTGGGATCAGCTGGCGCGTCTCTTCACAAATCTGGTTAGTAACGCCCTGCAATACACTCCAGCAGGGGGTAAAGTTGATGTGACATTGCAATGGATCGATACCATGAATCGCCTCGCCACGAAACGCCACGGGATGCCCCATCTGCAAGTCAGAGTCAGCGACACTGGCATCGGCATTCCAGAGTCGGCACTGCCCCACATTTTCGACCGATTCTATCGAGTCGATCCAGCCAGAACTCATATCGCGGGAAATACAACGGTAACGGGATCTGGATTAGGGTTAGCGATCGCGCAGGCAATTGTTGAAACTCACCAAGGTCATATCCAGATTGAAAGTATTCTCCATCAAGGTACAACCGTTACCGTCACTTTACCGGCAGCCACAGAAGAATATTAGCCAGGACAAATTCATTCATCTTTCATCCCCTTCCTCATCCTTCCGAAGACTCTACTTTAGAAATGCTTCCCCTGGCAGATGCAGGGATCAAGCTTGACCTACTAATTTCTTGAATAGCGGCTAAGGCAATTTAGCCAAATTTAGACCCAAAAGTGGTTTTAAAACTCTCTTTGAGTTTCAATTGCTCTACTCGTTATATACGAGTCCTTTCTTATGGAAAGTTTAGGGCAAAGCGCCGCGTTTACTAAATCCGACATTCAAAATATAAGGAGATTCTGATGACAATACCCTTAAGAGAAGATGTTGCTTACATTTTACTCAAAAAAATTCACGAAGGTGACAGCGAACCGGGTAAGCATGAAGTAGCCTTCACGGCGGCAGACTTCGCTGGTAGACAAGTCACAGAAACCGACCTGATGGGGCACTTAGATTATTTAAATCAAAAGCAGTATATCGATGCTGAATTTACTGGCAATGCTTACGCTAATCAGGAAGATACCACGGATGTCGTTAATCCGAAAGAGTTCGACTTCCGCATTGCCAATTCCTACGATCCCTCTGATGGTTTAGCACCTCATCTAATTAAATTTAAAAGTGCCAGACTGACCGAAAAAGGGCAACGCCTGTTGGAAAAAATGGAGGAAAACCCGCCAGCAGCCCTTAAGGAAGGTCCTGTGGTTCCCATTGCCACAAAAGATATGCCCTTCCTAGAGAAAGTGATGTTCAGGGGCGAACTGGAAGATATCTTTGATGCTAGAGATATCAGTGAGGTTGTGTTCCGTACCATGCGGGATATGATGACGAATGAAGCCGCCGATCGGGTGACTTCTGAACTG is a window of Coleofasciculus sp. FACHB-T130 DNA encoding:
- a CDS encoding ATP-binding protein — encoded protein: MFQATRRRLAIWYTAVTAVLLLLFATGVYLYVRNTLIERVDDTLNHVVEVVQRSLVIETAPNGSSSVNVEASFRNDAEAAEDDHIDLEWFSPTGELLWSTLSEPLDIPIHLNRTGETVPVVRASWQGILDSEFWSSTREATKDSKLLLRQVTQRVQMGRQVLGYLRVSHPWFEVAKPTRLLMVDLIFGTGLMLISVATSGWWLSGLAMEPVRESYQRLKQFTADASHELRNPIAMIQTNVQVALDDPDLIAASGAAPIHYRQQLKVVERLTRRLGRLVDDLLFLARQDSGMKQRTWVQVHLDALLMEVIEEQQLVAAEKGVKLSLDFGLPILNMGMIEEENLPSQIPNPKFEEDAFAIEGDWDQLARLFTNLVSNALQYTPAGGKVDVTLQWIDTMNRLATKRHGMPHLQVRVSDTGIGIPESALPHIFDRFYRVDPARTHIAGNTTVTGSGLGLAIAQAIVETHQGHIQIESILHQGTTVTVTLPAATEEY
- a CDS encoding DUF2267 domain-containing protein — its product is MTIPLREDVAYILLKKIHEGDSEPGKHEVAFTAADFAGRQVTETDLMGHLDYLNQKQYIDAEFTGNAYANQEDTTDVVNPKEFDFRIANSYDPSDGLAPHLIKFKSARLTEKGQRLLEKMEENPPAALKEGPVVPIATKDMPFLEKVMFRGELEDIFDARDISEVVFRTMRDMMTNEAADRVTSELHEPVEPTEDKALQNEIADLWQDTNPIVHFLSRIRPPLIIKADTFLFRIRQEAGLPQGVEPEMAIKAVFSATKDELSEERIQEIAGFLPDKIRELWEQA